tgtgtgtgtgtgtgtgtcaataaGAATAACAAGAACAAGGTCTCATGACTTCCTCAACTCCTGAGTCTCCCTCTACCCTAACTGCCCTACCAATCCTTGCAAACTCTTGTTGCTGGGAAGCTGAATGCTCAGCTTCCTACTGAAGAATGAGGCCTGAGTCCCAAGAATGGAGGATCATTGAAGGAGGGGTTGGAAGAGAGGAGGTCTGGGTAGTGGGTGAGAAATGAAAGGAGGTGGTGGTTGGCAGGGCAGTCATCTGGGCTCTGGGGTGGAGGGTCCAAGCAGGGCAGGAAGCAAAGATGCCAGGGTTCTTCTCCATTCGTGATTcaccctctcttcctcctcctcctcattgcTCAACCCCAAATATCCCTGGGAAATACCTTCTTGACAGGGCACCAAGTCACTCCTCATAGGAGTGATTGAGTCATGAGgggtggaggagagggagggaggtagAGAATAAATAGCAGCCTTGTTTCCCTGGCTCCTCTCTGCATCTTCCCCATCTTACCAACAAtatgtatcctgccactttggtTAGCTCCAGCTTCCTCCTGCTGCTATTGGGGGCTCTGCCTGGATGGGCAGCCAGCAATGACCCCATTGAGAAGGTCATCGAAGGCATCAACCGAGGGCTGAGCAGTGCAGAAAGAGAGGTGGGCAAAGCCCTGGAAGGCATCAATAATGGAATCACTCAAGCTGGAAGGGAAGTGGAGAAAGTTTTTCATGGACTTAGCAATGTGGGGGGCCATGTCGGCAAGGATCTGGACAAGGGCATCCAGGGGCTCAACAACGGCTTGGACAGAGTGGCCCATGGGACCAACAGTGCCATCGGACAACCaggaaaggaagcagagaagTTTGTCCATGGGGTCAACCACGCTGCTGGACAGGTTGGGAAGGAGGCAAACAAAGTGCTCCAGGGGGTCCACCATGGGATCAACCAGGCGGGAAGTGAGGCAGGAAGACTGGGCCAGGCGACCCACCATGCCTTTGGGCAGACTGGGAATGAGGCAGGGAGGTTGGGCCAGGGGATCCACCATGCTGTTGGGCAGgctggggatggggcagggaggTTGGGCCAGGGGATCCACCATGCTGTTGGGCAGgctggggatggggcagggaggTTGGGCCAGGGGATCCACCATGCCGTTGGGCAGgctggggatggggcagggaggTTGGGCCAGGGGATCCACCATGCTGTTGGGCAGgctggggatggggcagggaggTTGGGCCAGGGGATCCACCATGCCGTTGGGCAGgctggggatggggcagggaggTTGGGCCAGGGGATCCACCATGCCGTTGGGCAGGCTGGGAATGGGGCAGGGAGGTTGGGCCAGGGGATCCACCATGCCTTTGGGCAGgctggggatggggcagggaggTTGGGCCAGGGGATCCACCATGCCGTTGGGCAGgctggggatggggcagggaggTTGGGCCAGGGGATCCACCATGCCTTTGGGCAGGCTGGGAACGGGGCAGGGAGGTTGGGCCAGGAGACCCACCATGCCGTTGGGCAGGCTGGGGACGGGGCAGGGAGGTTGGGCCAGGGGATCCACCATGCCTTTGGGCAGGCTGGGAATGGGGCAGGGAGGTTGGGCCAGGGGATCCACCATGCCTTTGGGCAAGCCGGGAATGGGGCAGGGCAATTGGGCCAAGCAATACACTATTCTGCTGGGCAGGCTGGAAATGAGGGAGACAAAGTGTTTGAAGGGGTCTATTATGGAGCTAGTAAGGCTGAGAAGGAGGTGGAGAAGTTTGGCCAGGATGTTCACTATGctgcagggcaggctggaaaGGAGGGAGACAAAGTGGTCCAAGGGGTAAGTCATGGAGTTAACCAGGCCGGGAAGGAGGTAAAACAGTTTGGCCAGGGTGTCCACCATGGAGTCACCGAGGCTTGGAAGGAGGCAGAGAAGTTAGGTCAGGGGGTCCACCAGGCTGTTGGGCAGTCTGGGAAGGATGGAGACAAAGTGGTCCAAGGGGTCCATCATGGAGTCAACCAGGCTGGGAAGGAGGTGGAGAAGTTTGGCCAGGATGTTCACTATgctgcagggcaggctgggaaggAGGTGGGGCAGTTTGGCCAGGGTGTCCACCATGGGGCCAATGAAGCTTGGAAGGAGGCAGAGAAGTTAGGTCAGGGGGTCCGGCAGGCTGCTGGGCaggctgggaaggagggagacaAAGTGGTCCAAGGGGTAACTCATGGAGTCAGCCAGGCTGGGAAGGAGGTGGAGAAGTTCGGCCAGGGTGTCCACCATGGGGTCAATGAGGCTTGGGAGGCGGCAGAGGAGTTAGGTGAGGGGATCCACCAAGCTGCTGGGCAGGTTGGGAAGGAGGGAGACAAAGTGGTCCAAGGGGTAACTCATGGAGTCAGCCAGGCTGGGAAGGAGGTGGAGAAGTTCGGCCAGGGTGTCCACCATGCGGTCAATGAGGCTTGGGAGGCGGCAGAGGAGTTAGGTGAGGGGATCCACCAGGCTGCTGGGCaggctgggaaggaggaaggcaaAGTAGTTAAGGGGGTCCATCATGGAGTCAGCCAGGCTGGGAAGGAGGTGGAGAAGTTTGGCCAGGATGTTCACCATGCCATTGAACAGGCCGGAAAGGAAGCAGACAAAGTGGTCCAAGGGGTCCACAATGGGGTCAACCAGGCCgggaaggaggcagagaaatTTGGCCAAGAGGTCAACCACGCTGCTGGTCAGGCCGGAAAGGAAGTGGAGAAACTCGGTCAAGGTGTCCATCATGCTGCTGGCCAGGCCGGGAAGGAGGTGGAGAGGTTGGAGCAGAATGTTCATTATGGGCCCAACCAAGCCAGCAAGGAGGCCAACCAGCTGCTGAATGTAGGTGAACCAGGGTGGGGAAACtggggagaagggggtgggggagggagaggttAAGCCCTTGGGACATTTAGAGCATAATTTGGTGAGAGAAGAGAAGCTTGAACAGCTATATTTCCGTGTCTCCCATTCTTCCTTCCCCATCTCCCTCACAAAGGAGCTAGTGGTCAGTTGGCCAGATGGATTAAGCCATATTATGTGCCAAGCCCTGTACTGGACAGTGTGGAAAGGACCTGGTCCCATAGAGAGAGAGCAGACGTTTGGGCTTAGGAATGGAGCCCCCTGGCTAGTTTAAGGAGTGGGAAACAGGAAGCCTTACCAGGGGAATGGAAAACAGGGACTGAGTTCTATTGCAGCCCAAACAGTGTGAGTGTTGAAAACCTAGAACCTAAGAGTGAGCAGGAGAAACTACTTTTGGAGTTTctgtttaatcttcacaacaaccctcaGAAGTGGTCAACATGAGAATGCTGACTCCCTGATTCTCAGATAAGAAAAGTGAGGTGCAGAGAGGGGACAGGGATTGGCTGAGTTCATGTGGCTAGACTCTGGCTCTGGCAAATTGCAGGTCaagcttctttctcttcctccacaCTGCCAGGTCAGGGGAGGCTTCCCAGAGTTGCCAATTCCTGTTTCTAAGTGGCAAGGTTCAGATATTAGAGGCCAGAATAGATGAGTAGTGACTTTCACAACAGAACAGGTTCCAAGAGAGCCTGGGGTATGGGAGAAACTTACTCGTGGGTGCTCCCTTCCCCATTCACACATCTTCACCAGGAATCTTGGGGATCAGCAGCATACCACACTAGCTTGAGGTTTGACCCAGACCTCAAAACCCAAGGCTGTTGGGATCCAGCGCtggggggtggggtaaggggtgggCTGAAGAGGAAAGGACAATATAGAGTGTTTGGGGCAGAAAGGCCTCTGAGTCAGACTGCAGGGTTGACTCAGTAGAGGCCAGGAAAGGGAGGCTGTTATGGGATTGGAGGCTGGCAACAGTGGCTGGAGttggggggctgggggtcagCACCGGGGAGGCCTTGATGAGTGTCTGGTGTTAGGGTTGAGGGCAGGGATCAACCTGAGTTAGGATTCAGGCAGGATTTGAGGACAGGGCTGAGGTTAAACCAGGGTCCTCCTGTTTGCGTGGGTTCCCCAGGGTCCCATTCCAGTCAGTCTCCTTCTCGATGGCTGAGAGCCTTTCATTAACTAAAATAAAAGGGAGTCAGGGCAAGACTAGTCAGTTGGAGGCAGACATCCTTCCTGGCTTTTCTTCCCAGCTCTCACAGAATCCCCTCAGCATCATGGGCCTCAGGTTTTCCTTCTGGATGGGGGATGTGCAGGAAGGGGTATGTCTATCTCTGCCTCTCCCAGACCTGGTCACACTAGAGGGGAGCAGGAATTTGGGAGACCCTCAAGGACTGGGGGGATTATAAGGCTGGCCTGGGCTTTGTCCACAGGGCAGTCATCAAGGCAGTTCCGCCAGTCAGCATGGAGGGGCCGGAACCACAATTCCGACATCTGGAGTAAGTCTCTCGAGCCCAGCATGGATGTGGTGGGGACGTGGGGGCCGCTGGGATCCCCCTGGGATGGTGATGGGATGGATTCTGGTGACTGACCCTCTTGTCCTTGAATTCCAGGCCTCTGTCAACAAGCCCTTCATCAACTTTCCAGCTCTGTGGAGGGTGAGTGTCCCGTGGTTATCCTTCCTGCTGTCGTGGGAGATGCTCTTATACCCACCTTCCCATTGTCAGTTCACGGACAACTTCACCATGGGCAGACCTGGCCTTTGCAGACACCATCCCACCTGTTCCTTGGCTCTCATCTTCCCTTTCTCTACCTGCTCTTTTCCCTTCACAATATGCTTTTGTCTTTGGGTGCTTTCCTTTCCTGAAGCAGGCACAAGCTGGGTTTCTCCAGGGGCCCATGTAAATTTGGGAGCCAATGAGGGGAGAAGGGGCATTCCATGCCTGTCTTCTGTCCTAGTCATCCCTCCTCTGATTCCCAGGTTCTGGCTggcttctctcccttctccaagCTACCACTGATACCTCGGCTGTCCTTCCCTGCTGTGTTGCACCCATCTACAGGGGTGCTGGGAACCTGTGGCTCTGCCCTTTCCTGGGTTGAGAGGGGCCTTCCCCTACCAGCCTAGAGGCTCCTGTGGATCCTGATCCTTATTCTTGGCTCTCTTTTTTGCATTTAGTACATCAGCTATCTGGGACTGGGGCAAAGGGGCCAGAGTGTTTAACAGCCCCAGAGAATGGCACCTGGAACCCAAAGGCACACTCTTATTTAAACTTGAGCTCTGGTGGTGGGAGGGGTTCTCTGAGGCAGAACAGACAAGGCTCCTTGATTCTTACAGAGGCCCCACCTGTCTACCTGGGAGGGTTGACCCCTATTCTTCTTAGCTCTGGTTGCCCTCCTCCCTTAGATATTCCCTAGAACACAAGGTGTCCTGTCTTCTCACTTCTCTtagaaggtgtgtgtgtgtgtgtgtgtgtgtgtgtatgtcttgGCCCCTCATGGCTGTGTACCCTGCATTcacctcctctctccttctctctcccagaGTGTCACCAACATCATCCCCTAAACTGATGCGTTGGCCTTGCTGAGCAAACTGATGTTCCTGCTGTCAGCTGAAATGACCTGGGGGTGGGGAATAGTTTTTGGATTCCTTTAAGGGGACTGGACTGAGGATTGTGAATAAATGTGACACACTGTGTTCCCTCATCGCGGTTCACTGTGCTCCCTAAGGtggaatgtttttctttgggGGTGGGCCTGGGTGTCTTTTCTCTCCTCACTATGCTGCTGAAGAGCTGGGCATCttaggcacagagtgatctcatTGAGGAGGGCAGTCAAGGAGAGGCGTTAACAGGGACAAGCCACATGTTACCAGTGTGCAGAGTTTGTGCCTGGCACTGGAGCACTGGGCAGGGGAGCCACTCAGGCTGGAGGTGAGGCCAGAAGCACCAGAGAGAGAGTGGTGGTAGCCAAGGTAGAGCCCAAGGGGGTATGGTGCCAAAGGAACAGTAATAGTGATTTGTATTTATGGTGCAATTGAGGCCTGCAAGCCTCCCAGATGGGTACTGTTTACAAGCACCTAGTTAGATGGGCAGTGCAGTTactttccccattttatagaaaagcAAATGGAGGCTTGTACAAGTTAAGAGACATGATCAGGTCACAGTCAGTAAGTGGAGGGAGAGAAACAACCTAAGAGCTACCAAAGATATTCTGAACACATGGAGGCTGGTTCCCACTGGCATTCATTGGTAGAGAGGGGAATCTGTGGAGAAGAACATGGGGTGGTCTGCTTAGGGGCCAGGGCCCCCGTGGAAGGCAGGCTGACCACAAGCAAGGAGGACCTCATTACCAATGCCAGGAGGGAGATCCAGAAGGCCCACTTTTCTGGACCTGTGACCCAGAGGACGCTTACTAGGTTCCAGGTATTGCTGAGGGGACTGTTCATATTCTAACTGTTCAAGCCTCAATAGCCCATTGGCTGAAGTCCTGTTATTAGAGCCATGCCATGGACAAGGAACCAGGCTCAGCGAGGCAAGGGCCTTGCCTGAGTCTCCCCAGGAGAAAGCAGCAGATCTGGATCTGATTCCCTGTCACTAGGACCTGGACGGTCTTCTCTA
The genomic region above belongs to Tamandua tetradactyla isolate mTamTet1 chromosome 16, mTamTet1.pri, whole genome shotgun sequence and contains:
- the SBSN gene encoding suprabasin; this encodes MYPATLVSSSFLLLLLGALPGWAASNDPIEKVIEGINRGLSSAEREVGKALEGINNGITQAGREVEKVFHGLSNVGGHVGKDLDKGIQGLNNGLDRVAHGTNSAIGQPGKEAEKFVHGVNHAAGQVGKEANKVLQGVHHGINQAGSEAGRLGQATHHAFGQTGNEAGRLGQGIHHAVGQAGDGAGRLGQGIHHAVGQAGDGAGRLGQGIHHAVGQAGDGAGRLGQGIHHAVGQAGDGAGRLGQGIHHAVGQAGDGAGRLGQGIHHAVGQAGNGAGRLGQGIHHAFGQAGDGAGRLGQGIHHAVGQAGDGAGRLGQGIHHAFGQAGNGAGRLGQETHHAVGQAGDGAGRLGQGIHHAFGQAGNGAGRLGQGIHHAFGQAGNGAGQLGQAIHYSAGQAGNEGDKVFEGVYYGASKAEKEVEKFGQDVHYAAGQAGKEGDKVVQGVSHGVNQAGKEVKQFGQGVHHGVTEAWKEAEKLGQGVHQAVGQSGKDGDKVVQGVHHGVNQAGKEVEKFGQDVHYAAGQAGKEVGQFGQGVHHGANEAWKEAEKLGQGVRQAAGQAGKEGDKVVQGVTHGVSQAGKEVEKFGQGVHHGVNEAWEAAEELGEGIHQAAGQVGKEGDKVVQGVTHGVSQAGKEVEKFGQGVHHAVNEAWEAAEELGEGIHQAAGQAGKEEGKVVKGVHHGVSQAGKEVEKFGQDVHHAIEQAGKEADKVVQGVHNGVNQAGKEAEKFGQEVNHAAGQAGKEVEKLGQGVHHAAGQAGKEVERLEQNVHYGPNQASKEANQLLNGSHQGSSASQHGGAGTTIPTSGASVNKPFINFPALWRSVTNIIP